In a genomic window of Urocitellus parryii isolate mUroPar1 chromosome 2, mUroPar1.hap1, whole genome shotgun sequence:
- the Cldn17 gene encoding claudin-17: MAFYPLQIAGLILGFLGMVGTLATTLLPQWRVSAFIGSNIIVFERLWEGLWMNCIRQVKVRLQCKFYNSLLALPPALEAARALMCVAVALSLIALLIGICGMKQIQCTTSNERVKAYLLGTSGVLFILTGIFVLIPVCWTAHIIIRDFYDPTINTGQKRELGAALFLGWASSAVLFIGGGLLCGFCCCNRTKKWNRYPAPACRRRPTDKRRNVRVHSTTSTSYV; the protein is encoded by the coding sequence ATGGCATTTTATCCACTGCAAATTGCTGGGCTGATTCTCGGGTTCCTCGGCATGGTCGGGACTCTTGCCACAACTCTTCTGCCTCAGTGGAGAGTGTCAGCTTTCATTGGCAGCAACATCATTGTCTTTGAGAGGCTCTGGGAAGGGCTCTGGATGAACTGCATCCGACAAGTCAAGGTCAGGCTGCAGTGCAAGTTCTATAATTCCTTGCTGGCTCTCCCACCTGCCTTGGAAGCAGCTCGGGCACTCATGTGTGTGGCTGTTGCTCTCTCTTTGATTGCTCTACTTATTGGCATCTGTGGCATGAAGCAGATCCAATGCACCACTTCTAATGAGAGGGTCAAAGCTTACCTTCTGGGAACTTCAGGAGTCCTCTTTATCCTGACGGGCATCTTCGTTCTGATTCCAGTGTGCTGGACAGCCCATATCATCATCAGGGATTTCTATGACCCAACCATCAACACAGGTCAGAAAAGAGAGCTGGGAGCTGCCCTTTTCCTAGGCTGGGCGAGTTCTGCTGTCCTCTTCATTGGTGGGGGTCTGCTCTGTGGattctgctgctgtaacagaacaAAAAAATGGAACAGATATCCAGCCCCAGCTTGCCGCAGGCGACCAACAGATAAGCGAAGGAATGTGAGAGTGCATAGTACGACCTCCACCAGTTATgtctaa